A window from Mycobacterium saskatchewanense encodes these proteins:
- a CDS encoding OFA family MFS transporter encodes MAVSVFEYGYGAAADTLRHAHGWTLSQTFWLLSAWAVFQAAVAYPAGRLREKGITSARSTMLAAAVLSALGFVTVAHSSNLVVAFLGFAVCGGCGVGLVYSTGITIVGKWYPERRGAKTGFVCGGFAYGAVPFIFIFSYALHPNTYVWLLDLVGAFMLVVLVICGASFQDPPKNWWPADVDPLQHGAAGASARSLQKNPPAVRQYGPVEAIKTGMLPLMWLSLGITTGVSLFGISYMVPFAKHLGFGALIVASSAGGLSIINGVGRAVTGFVSDRIGRKQTLLIVLLVSVVALIGLLYTGLAKNEIAFLFFAVLVGFGGGAFYPLFATLTTDYFGENNNASNYGIVYSSKLVGSILGIGVGASVIDAWGYTGAYWLAAASALLSAITAALLRQPGRRARTAVTPESVDHATPSAPSAAS; translated from the coding sequence ATGGCAGTCAGCGTCTTCGAGTACGGCTACGGCGCCGCCGCCGACACCCTGCGCCACGCCCACGGCTGGACTTTGTCCCAAACATTCTGGTTGCTGTCGGCCTGGGCGGTCTTCCAGGCCGCCGTCGCCTATCCCGCAGGCCGGCTTCGGGAAAAGGGGATCACCTCGGCGCGGTCGACGATGTTGGCCGCCGCCGTGCTGTCTGCGCTGGGATTCGTCACGGTGGCGCACAGCAGCAATCTGGTGGTGGCCTTCCTCGGATTTGCGGTATGCGGCGGCTGCGGCGTCGGCCTGGTGTACTCGACGGGAATCACCATCGTCGGCAAGTGGTATCCCGAGCGGCGCGGCGCGAAGACGGGATTCGTCTGTGGCGGTTTCGCCTACGGCGCGGTGCCCTTCATTTTCATCTTCAGCTATGCGCTGCATCCCAACACCTATGTGTGGCTCCTCGACTTGGTGGGCGCCTTCATGCTCGTGGTGCTCGTCATCTGCGGTGCCAGTTTCCAGGACCCCCCGAAGAACTGGTGGCCGGCGGACGTCGACCCTTTGCAGCACGGCGCCGCCGGGGCCAGCGCCAGAAGCCTGCAGAAGAATCCGCCCGCGGTCCGGCAGTACGGTCCGGTCGAGGCGATCAAGACAGGCATGCTGCCGTTGATGTGGCTGTCGTTGGGGATCACGACCGGGGTATCGCTGTTCGGCATCAGCTACATGGTTCCGTTCGCCAAGCACCTTGGTTTCGGGGCGTTGATCGTGGCGTCGTCGGCGGGCGGCCTGTCGATCATCAACGGCGTCGGTCGCGCGGTGACCGGCTTCGTCTCGGACCGGATCGGCCGCAAGCAGACGCTGCTGATAGTCCTGCTGGTTTCGGTTGTCGCGCTGATCGGCCTGCTCTACACCGGACTGGCCAAGAACGAGATAGCCTTCCTCTTCTTTGCCGTGCTGGTCGGGTTCGGCGGGGGCGCGTTCTACCCGCTGTTCGCCACGCTGACCACCGACTACTTCGGCGAGAACAACAACGCCAGCAACTACGGCATCGTTTACAGCTCCAAGCTGGTGGGCTCGATCCTCGGAATTGGCGTGGGCGCCAGCGTAATCGACGCCTGGGGGTACACCGGTGCCTACTGGCTGGCCGCGGCCAGCGCGCTGTTATCGGCGATCACCGCGGCGTTGCTCCGTCAGCCGGGTCGACGGGCCAGGACTGCGGTAACGCCCGAATCCGTGGATCACGCAACTCCTTCGGCGCCGTCGGCGGCTTCTTGA
- a CDS encoding FCD domain-containing protein: protein MGAAPDWGKGARRRLAGGDKEGLVAANDAFHSAIVAMSANSVLAGLIAQVGRRVRWYYQPIALTRGKDAWDEHAELIEAIAGRSGRRAGDLMRRHTERTREIYHKRRQEAADGAEGVA, encoded by the coding sequence TTGGGAGCTGCACCGGACTGGGGAAAAGGCGCTCGCCGGCGGCTCGCCGGCGGCGACAAGGAGGGCCTTGTCGCCGCCAACGATGCCTTCCACTCCGCCATCGTCGCCATGTCGGCCAACAGCGTGCTGGCGGGCCTCATCGCCCAGGTCGGTCGCCGGGTGCGTTGGTATTACCAGCCCATCGCGCTGACCCGCGGCAAGGACGCCTGGGACGAGCACGCCGAGCTCATCGAGGCCATCGCCGGGCGCAGCGGAAGGCGTGCTGGCGACTTGATGCGTCGGCACACCGAGCGCACGCGCGAGATCTACCACAAGAGGCGTCAAGAAGCCGCCGACGGCGCCGAAGGAGTTGCGTGA
- a CDS encoding NAD-dependent formate dehydrogenase: MSKVVCVLYDDPVTGYPTEFPRDGLPLLERYPDGQTLPTPSAIDFTPGALLGSVSGELGLRPYLEGLGHELIVTSDKDGTNSEFDKHLADAEVVISQPFWPAYLTAERIARAPKLKLALTAGIGSDHVDLDAAIDHGITVAEVTFCNSISVAEHVVMMILSQVRNYLPSYRWIVEGGWNVADCVQRSYDLEGMHVGTVAAGRIGLAVLRRLAPFDVHLHYTDKHRLPAEVERELNLTFHPSVQDMVPHLDVVTINAPLHPETRGLFNDDLLATMKRGAYLINTARALICDEGAIVRALETGQLAGYAGDVWYPQPAPADHPWRTMPHHGMTPHISGSTLSAQARYAAGTREILECYFGGKPIRDEYLIVDGGALAGVGARSYTAKATSGAA, translated from the coding sequence ATGTCAAAAGTGGTGTGCGTCCTTTACGACGACCCGGTAACCGGCTATCCCACCGAGTTCCCGCGCGACGGCCTGCCCCTCCTGGAACGCTACCCGGACGGACAAACCCTGCCGACGCCTTCGGCCATCGACTTCACCCCGGGTGCGCTGCTCGGCAGCGTCTCCGGTGAACTCGGCCTCCGCCCGTACCTCGAGGGCCTCGGCCACGAGTTGATCGTGACCTCCGACAAAGATGGCACCAATTCGGAATTCGACAAGCACCTCGCGGACGCGGAAGTGGTGATATCCCAGCCGTTTTGGCCGGCATACCTGACCGCCGAGCGGATCGCCCGGGCCCCCAAGCTCAAATTGGCGCTCACGGCGGGCATCGGCTCGGACCACGTCGACCTGGACGCGGCGATCGACCACGGCATCACGGTCGCCGAGGTCACGTTCTGCAACAGCATCAGCGTCGCCGAGCACGTGGTCATGATGATCCTGTCGCAGGTCCGCAATTACCTGCCGTCCTACCGGTGGATCGTCGAAGGCGGTTGGAACGTCGCCGACTGTGTGCAGCGCTCCTACGATCTCGAAGGAATGCACGTGGGCACCGTCGCCGCCGGGCGGATCGGGCTCGCGGTCCTTCGCCGGCTGGCGCCCTTCGACGTACACCTGCACTACACCGACAAGCACCGGCTGCCCGCGGAGGTCGAACGAGAGCTGAACCTGACCTTCCACCCCAGCGTGCAGGACATGGTGCCGCATCTTGATGTGGTGACGATCAACGCTCCCCTGCACCCGGAGACCCGTGGGCTGTTCAACGACGACCTGCTGGCCACGATGAAACGCGGTGCCTACCTGATCAATACCGCGCGGGCGCTGATCTGCGATGAGGGTGCCATCGTGCGCGCCTTGGAAACTGGCCAATTGGCCGGGTATGCCGGCGACGTGTGGTATCCACAGCCGGCGCCGGCCGACCACCCCTGGCGCACGATGCCGCATCACGGGATGACGCCGCACATCTCCGGTTCCACCCTGTCGGCACAGGCCCGGTACGCGGCCGGCACGCGAGAGATTCTCGAGTGCTACTTCGGCGGGAAGCCGATACGCGACGAGTACCTCATCGTCGACGGGGGCGCCTTGGCCGGTGTGGGGGCGCGTTCGTACACCGCCAAGGCGACCTCCGGGGCGGCCTAG
- a CDS encoding 2-dehydropantoate 2-reductase, whose translation MRIAVVGAGAIGAYWGAALHRGGAEVHLIARNDNLRAIRENGVRVLSPRGDFVARPNATDSPAEVGPVDYIFLGLKEHGYPTCGPLIGPLLGPDTAIVAAQNGIPWWYFHKLSGPYEGHRIETVDPGGITSAVLPPERAIGCVVYPATVLQAPGVVRHLEGTRFSIGEPSGELSWRCKALSEAMIAGGLKCPVEADLRDDIWIKLMGNVAFNPLSALTRATMVQMCQDVNTRRVVTQLMEETLDIAARLGSTPDISIEKRLRGAEKVGHHKTSMLQDLEAGKELELDAIVSAVVELADLTGAVASTLRTIHAATALLAHTSGVAPSRRGAISLPQPQAALR comes from the coding sequence ATGAGGATTGCAGTCGTTGGTGCAGGGGCCATCGGCGCCTATTGGGGGGCGGCGCTGCACCGTGGGGGTGCCGAGGTCCACCTGATCGCCCGGAACGACAATCTGCGCGCGATCAGGGAGAACGGGGTCCGGGTGCTCAGCCCCCGCGGTGACTTCGTGGCGCGTCCCAACGCGACCGACTCACCGGCCGAGGTCGGGCCGGTCGACTACATCTTCTTGGGTCTCAAGGAACACGGCTATCCCACCTGCGGTCCGCTGATCGGCCCCCTGCTTGGTCCGGACACCGCGATTGTGGCCGCGCAGAACGGGATTCCGTGGTGGTACTTCCACAAGCTCTCGGGCCCGTACGAAGGCCACCGGATAGAGACCGTCGATCCCGGTGGCATCACCAGCGCCGTCCTGCCTCCCGAGCGCGCCATCGGTTGCGTGGTGTATCCGGCGACGGTCCTTCAGGCCCCCGGCGTGGTCCGCCACCTCGAGGGCACCCGCTTCTCCATCGGCGAGCCGTCGGGAGAGCTCTCCTGGCGGTGTAAGGCGTTGAGCGAAGCCATGATCGCCGGTGGACTGAAGTGCCCGGTGGAAGCCGATCTGCGCGACGACATCTGGATCAAGCTGATGGGCAACGTGGCGTTCAACCCGCTCAGCGCGCTGACCAGAGCGACCATGGTGCAGATGTGCCAGGACGTGAACACCCGGCGCGTCGTCACGCAGCTGATGGAGGAGACCCTCGACATCGCCGCCAGGCTGGGCAGCACCCCGGACATTTCGATCGAGAAGCGTCTGCGCGGCGCCGAGAAGGTGGGTCATCACAAGACGTCGATGCTCCAAGATCTCGAGGCGGGCAAGGAGCTCGAACTCGATGCGATCGTCTCCGCCGTGGTGGAGCTCGCCGACCTGACCGGCGCCGTCGCGTCGACCCTTCGCACGATCCACGCGGCCACCGCCCTCCTTGCTCATACCAGTGGAGTGGCCCCCTCGCGCCGTGGCGCGATATCGCTACCACAACCTCAAGCCGCCTTGCGCTGA
- the pyk gene encoding pyruvate kinase — protein sequence MRTTKIVCTLGPATATAPRLTELIDAGMDVARLNFSHGTHAEHLAFYDLVRQIAGRRRRSVQVLADLQGPKIRLGRFANGPVVWSTGEKVAITTDACPGDHDRVSTTYGGLASDVKAGDRLLVDDGRIDLAVVEVRGADIGCEVIHGGPVSDNKGISLPGVAVSAPTLSDKDVEDLKFALQLGVDMVAMSFVRAPEEAGLAHAIMSEVGRRVPVIVKLEKPEAVSCLPAIVAAFDGLMVARGDLGVEMPLEQIPLVQKRVIRLCRDAGKPVIVATHMLDSMVTDRRPTRAEVSDVANAVLDGADAVMLSAETSVGAYPAHAVTTMARIVEEAEAAIHRGEPPYWTGRTARHRDFLSGAVLATARLVRRRLRAVVVRYAIAGGAAAFSLSTDRRSRSGRRRRASCAVLGNGSSI from the coding sequence ATGCGCACCACGAAAATCGTCTGCACGCTGGGACCCGCCACCGCGACGGCTCCACGTCTGACCGAACTCATTGACGCCGGAATGGATGTCGCGCGTCTGAATTTCAGTCACGGCACCCACGCGGAACACCTTGCGTTCTACGACCTGGTGCGGCAGATCGCCGGTCGACGCCGACGGTCCGTGCAAGTGCTTGCCGACCTACAGGGGCCGAAGATCCGGCTGGGGCGGTTCGCGAACGGGCCGGTCGTCTGGAGCACCGGGGAGAAGGTCGCAATAACGACCGACGCGTGCCCCGGTGACCACGATCGGGTGTCGACCACCTACGGTGGCCTGGCATCCGATGTGAAAGCCGGCGATCGACTGCTCGTCGACGACGGCAGGATCGACTTGGCGGTAGTGGAGGTTCGCGGCGCCGACATCGGCTGCGAGGTGATCCATGGCGGGCCGGTCAGCGACAACAAGGGCATTTCGCTACCTGGCGTCGCCGTCAGCGCGCCGACATTGTCCGACAAGGACGTCGAGGACCTGAAGTTTGCCCTGCAGCTGGGGGTGGACATGGTCGCGATGTCGTTCGTGCGCGCACCCGAAGAGGCCGGCCTGGCTCACGCGATCATGAGTGAGGTCGGTCGGCGGGTGCCCGTCATCGTCAAATTGGAGAAGCCCGAAGCCGTTTCGTGCCTGCCCGCGATCGTCGCGGCCTTCGACGGGCTGATGGTGGCCCGAGGGGATCTCGGCGTCGAGATGCCGCTGGAACAGATACCGCTCGTCCAGAAGCGGGTCATCAGGCTGTGCCGCGATGCCGGCAAGCCGGTCATCGTTGCCACTCACATGCTTGACTCCATGGTGACCGATCGGCGTCCGACGCGGGCTGAGGTCTCCGACGTGGCCAACGCGGTGCTCGACGGTGCCGATGCGGTGATGCTGTCGGCCGAGACCAGTGTGGGAGCCTATCCGGCGCATGCCGTCACCACGATGGCGCGCATCGTCGAGGAAGCGGAGGCCGCGATCCACCGCGGAGAACCCCCATACTGGACCGGCAGGACTGCCCGTCACCGCGACTTTCTCAGCGGCGCCGTGCTGGCAACCGCCCGGCTGGTGCGGCGTCGGCTGCGGGCGGTCGTGGTGCGCTACGCCATTGCGGGCGGCGCTGCGGCATTCAGTCTGTCGACCGACCGGCGGTCGCGGTCGGGCCGTCGTCGCCGAGCGTCCTGCGCAGTTCTCGGCAACGGGAGTAGCATCTGA
- a CDS encoding histone deacetylase family protein: MATLLVHHPSFAEHRTAPGHPERPDRYRVVAAALAQPPFDTLARERAELAHLATTRYVHSNRYVDELEAARPAEGYVYLDGGDTMMEPSTWEVVLRGVGGTLQAIDRVVAGQVQNAFVACRPPGHHAETERAMGFCLFNNIAIGARHAQKEHGITRVAIVDFDVHHGNGTQEVFYSDRDVLYASTHQRPLFPGTGAVEETGVGNVFNAPLRAGDAGAELREAFEQRILPALDAFSPELILVSAGFDAHERDPLGSLMMTAHDFGWVTRALLDAAEKHCDGRLVAVLEGGYDLRGLADSVVAHVGELVKG; encoded by the coding sequence GTGGCCACCCTGCTGGTGCACCATCCGAGTTTTGCCGAACACAGGACTGCTCCGGGGCACCCGGAGCGGCCCGATCGGTACCGCGTGGTGGCGGCCGCGCTCGCGCAGCCGCCGTTCGACACACTTGCGCGCGAACGAGCTGAGCTTGCCCACCTGGCCACCACCCGCTACGTCCATTCGAACCGTTACGTCGACGAACTCGAAGCCGCGCGCCCGGCGGAAGGGTACGTGTACCTGGATGGCGGCGACACGATGATGGAACCGTCGACGTGGGAAGTGGTCCTGCGCGGGGTTGGCGGCACGCTGCAGGCTATCGACCGGGTGGTGGCCGGTCAGGTCCAGAACGCATTCGTGGCGTGCCGGCCGCCGGGGCATCACGCCGAGACGGAGCGGGCCATGGGTTTCTGCCTGTTCAACAACATCGCCATCGGCGCCCGCCACGCGCAGAAGGAGCACGGGATCACCCGAGTCGCGATCGTTGATTTCGACGTGCACCACGGGAATGGCACGCAGGAAGTCTTCTACTCCGACCGCGATGTGCTTTACGCGTCGACCCATCAGCGGCCGCTCTTTCCCGGCACGGGCGCCGTGGAGGAGACGGGGGTGGGCAACGTCTTCAACGCGCCGCTCAGGGCGGGCGACGCCGGGGCCGAACTACGCGAAGCCTTCGAACAACGCATCCTGCCGGCACTGGACGCATTCTCTCCGGAACTGATTCTCGTCTCCGCCGGGTTCGATGCGCACGAGCGTGACCCGCTCGGCTCGTTGATGATGACCGCGCACGACTTCGGCTGGGTTACCCGCGCGTTGCTGGACGCGGCCGAAAAGCATTGCGACGGGCGGCTAGTGGCGGTTCTGGAAGGCGGTTACGACCTTCGGGGGCTGGCGGATTCGGTTGTCGCTCACGTCGGCGAGTTGGTCAAAGGCTAG
- a CDS encoding DUF2277 domain-containing protein, with the protein MCRNITELRGLQPPATPEEIAAAARQYVRKVSGISHPSAASAEAFEVAVADVTATTTRLLAALAPRRQPPKTVPPLRRPEVVARLARGAK; encoded by the coding sequence ATGTGCCGGAACATCACCGAGCTGCGCGGTCTCCAGCCGCCCGCCACGCCCGAGGAGATCGCTGCGGCGGCGCGCCAGTACGTCCGTAAGGTCAGCGGGATCAGCCACCCGTCGGCGGCCAGCGCCGAGGCGTTCGAGGTTGCCGTCGCCGACGTGACGGCGACGACCACCCGCCTGCTGGCGGCCCTCGCCCCGCGCCGTCAGCCGCCGAAGACGGTCCCGCCGTTGCGCCGCCCCGAGGTGGTCGCCCGGCTCGCGCGCGGCGCCAAATGA
- a CDS encoding DUF1802 family protein has product MTLTATAPALKEWSAVVRALLDGRQRVLLRKGGIGEKRFEVAANEFLLFPTVAHSHAERVRPEHRELLDPASADCTDDHLVVRAAAKVVAALPVDRPEGLEAIADLHIWTPESVRADRLDFRPKHKLAVLVVSAMPLLEPVHLPREPEYGGCKSWVQLPVRPALGEPVHDEATLAEVAARVRDAVG; this is encoded by the coding sequence ATGACGCTCACCGCAACGGCGCCCGCGCTCAAGGAGTGGAGCGCCGTCGTGCGTGCGCTGCTCGACGGCCGGCAGCGGGTGCTGCTGCGCAAGGGCGGCATCGGGGAGAAGCGGTTCGAAGTGGCCGCGAACGAGTTCCTGCTGTTCCCGACCGTCGCGCACAGCCACGCCGAGCGCGTCCGGCCCGAGCACCGCGAGCTGCTCGACCCGGCGTCCGCCGACTGCACCGACGATCACCTGGTGGTGCGGGCAGCCGCGAAAGTCGTTGCGGCGCTTCCCGTCGACCGGCCCGAGGGGCTCGAGGCGATCGCGGACCTGCACATCTGGACGCCCGAGTCGGTGCGCGCGGACCGGCTCGACTTCCGGCCCAAGCACAAGCTGGCCGTGCTGGTGGTGTCGGCGATGCCGCTCCTCGAGCCGGTGCACCTGCCCCGCGAACCGGAGTACGGGGGCTGCAAGAGCTGGGTCCAGCTGCCGGTGCGGCCGGCGCTGGGGGAGCCGGTGCACGACGAGGCGACGCTAGCGGAGGTCGCCGCCCGGGTCCGCGACGCGGTCGGTTGA
- a CDS encoding CocE/NonD family hydrolase, whose protein sequence is MSTTSARPAVPEMSSVKQFGGKTLGRLLGLPPATSDYTVHRVHVPMRDGIHLVADHYAPLTPTPAGTVLVRGPYGRAFPFSLVFARLYAARGYHVVLQSVRGTFGSGGTFEPMVHEAADAADTVVWLRKQTWFTGRFATVGVSYLGFTQWALLSDPPPELAAAVITAGPHDFSASTWGTGAFTVNDFLGWSDMVAHQEDPVRFRVALRQLQSRRAVSRAARELPLGDAARALLGHGAPWFESWLEHPDTSDPFWDALRFNDALDRVRVPVLLVGGWQDLFLGQTLQQYAHLRGRGVDVALTIGPWTHTQLLTKGLGTSARESLDWLDAHLCEAPLRRPGRVRVYVTGQGWRTVADWPPVTTEHALYLRPGRYLDETPPTALKGVAPATFRYDPADPTPTVGGPLLSTNSGYRDDSRLASRDDVLAFTSATLTRDLCVYGSPVVELAHGSDNPHVDLFVRVSEVGSKGRSRNVSDGYQRLAGATGTVRLELDAIAHRFRAGSRIRLLIAGSWFPRYARNLGTGEPVLTGRQSKPATHTVSYGRSRLLLPVGPADLSTDRVADPGGDLR, encoded by the coding sequence GTGAGTACGACGTCAGCCCGGCCCGCGGTGCCGGAGATGAGTTCGGTGAAGCAGTTCGGCGGCAAGACCCTGGGCCGGCTGCTGGGGCTGCCGCCGGCCACCTCCGATTACACCGTCCACCGCGTGCACGTGCCGATGCGTGACGGGATCCACCTGGTGGCAGACCACTACGCGCCGCTCACCCCCACCCCGGCCGGGACGGTGCTGGTTCGGGGACCCTATGGTCGCGCGTTCCCGTTCTCGTTGGTGTTCGCCCGGCTGTACGCGGCCCGCGGCTACCACGTCGTGCTGCAGAGCGTGCGGGGCACCTTCGGGTCCGGCGGGACCTTCGAGCCCATGGTCCACGAGGCCGCCGACGCCGCCGACACCGTGGTCTGGCTCCGCAAGCAAACCTGGTTCACCGGGCGGTTCGCGACGGTCGGGGTGTCGTATCTCGGCTTCACGCAGTGGGCGTTGCTCAGCGATCCGCCGCCGGAGCTGGCCGCGGCCGTCATCACCGCCGGGCCGCACGACTTCAGCGCCTCGACCTGGGGCACAGGCGCGTTCACCGTCAACGACTTCTTAGGCTGGAGCGACATGGTGGCCCACCAGGAGGACCCCGTGCGGTTCCGCGTCGCGCTGCGCCAGTTGCAGTCGCGCCGCGCCGTCTCGCGGGCCGCCCGGGAGCTGCCGCTGGGCGACGCCGCGCGGGCATTGCTCGGGCACGGCGCACCATGGTTCGAATCTTGGCTCGAGCACCCCGACACCAGTGATCCGTTCTGGGATGCGTTGCGGTTCAACGACGCCCTGGACCGCGTGCGGGTGCCCGTCCTGCTGGTGGGCGGCTGGCAGGACCTCTTTCTGGGGCAGACCCTGCAGCAGTACGCGCATCTGCGCGGCCGCGGTGTCGACGTCGCACTCACCATCGGTCCCTGGACGCACACCCAGCTGCTCACCAAGGGGTTGGGCACCAGCGCCCGCGAATCACTGGATTGGCTCGACGCGCACCTTTGCGAAGCGCCGTTGCGCCGGCCCGGCCGGGTCCGTGTGTACGTCACCGGCCAGGGATGGCGCACCGTGGCCGACTGGCCGCCCGTCACCACCGAGCACGCGCTGTACCTGCGACCCGGACGGTATCTGGACGAGACCCCGCCGACCGCGTTGAAGGGCGTGGCACCGGCCACCTTTCGCTACGACCCCGCCGACCCCACCCCCACCGTGGGCGGCCCGTTGCTGTCCACGAACAGCGGTTACCGCGACGACAGCCGGCTCGCCTCGCGCGACGACGTACTGGCGTTCACCAGCGCGACCCTGACCCGAGATCTGTGCGTGTACGGCAGCCCGGTCGTCGAACTGGCCCATGGTTCCGACAATCCCCACGTCGACCTGTTCGTCCGCGTCAGCGAGGTCGGAAGCAAGGGCCGGTCGCGCAACGTCAGCGACGGCTACCAGCGGCTCGCCGGCGCGACCGGGACCGTGCGGCTGGAGCTCGACGCCATCGCCCACCGCTTCCGCGCCGGATCGCGCATCCGCCTGCTGATCGCCGGCAGCTGGTTTCCCCGCTACGCGCGCAACCTCGGCACCGGCGAGCCGGTCCTGACCGGCCGGCAGTCCAAGCCGGCCACCCACACCGTGAGCTACGGCCGATCCCGGCTGCTGCTCCCCGTGGGCCCCGCCGACCTGTCAACCGACCGCGTCGCGGACCCGGGCGGCGACCTCCGCTAG
- a CDS encoding DUF3558 domain-containing protein, translating into MSARVRVIGALGALVTAVVGGAVGWQGAASAPDGAGPVELRSTAEPIETTMKSPIVATTDPRPFDACEDISFDTLQRLGLAFTPPEHEDGLRCHLDAGNYQMAVEPIIWRTYDATLPADAVETTIQGHRAAQYWVLKPTYHNSYWFYSCMVAFKTSYGVLQQALFFSTVYSNPEVDCMSTNLQRANDLAPYYKF; encoded by the coding sequence ATGTCCGCCAGAGTGCGAGTGATCGGGGCGCTGGGCGCGCTGGTCACCGCTGTCGTCGGGGGGGCCGTGGGCTGGCAGGGCGCGGCGTCCGCGCCGGATGGGGCCGGGCCCGTCGAATTGCGGTCGACCGCCGAACCGATCGAGACCACCATGAAGAGCCCCATCGTGGCCACCACCGACCCGCGACCGTTCGACGCGTGCGAGGACATCTCGTTCGACACGCTGCAGCGGCTCGGGCTGGCGTTCACGCCGCCCGAGCACGAGGACGGGCTGCGCTGCCACCTGGACGCGGGCAACTACCAGATGGCCGTCGAGCCCATCATCTGGCGCACCTACGACGCGACCCTGCCCGCGGACGCCGTCGAGACGACCATCCAGGGTCACCGGGCCGCGCAGTACTGGGTGTTGAAGCCGACCTACCACAACAGCTACTGGTTTTATTCGTGCATGGTCGCCTTCAAGACCAGCTACGGGGTGCTGCAGCAGGCGCTGTTCTTCTCCACCGTTTACTCCAACCCCGAGGTCGATTGCATGTCCACCAACCTGCAGCGAGCCAACGACCTCGCGCCCTACTACAAGTTCTAG
- a CDS encoding metallophosphoesterase family protein: MTGQESTNGAQPTLWAVSDLHTGHLGNKPITESLYPSSPEDWLIVAGDVAERTDEIRWALDLLRRRFAKVIWVPGNHELWTTTRDPMQIFGKARYDYLVNMCDEMGIVTPEHPFPVWTERGGPATIVPMFLLYDYSFLPRGAASKAEGLTIARERNVVATDEFLLSSEPYPTREAWCRERLASTRERLEQLDWMTPTVLVNHFPLVREPCEALFYPEFSLWCGTTRTADWHTRYNALCSVYGHLHIPRTTWYDDVRFEEVSVGYPREWRRRKPYSWLRQVLPDPQYPAGYLNDFGGHFEITAEMRLQATQFRERLRQRQGR; encoded by the coding sequence GTGACGGGGCAGGAATCCACCAACGGTGCGCAGCCGACGCTGTGGGCCGTCTCCGACCTGCACACCGGTCACCTCGGCAACAAGCCGATCACCGAGTCGCTGTACCCGTCGTCGCCGGAGGACTGGCTGATCGTCGCCGGCGACGTCGCCGAGCGCACCGACGAGATCCGGTGGGCGCTTGACCTGCTGCGGCGGCGGTTCGCCAAGGTGATTTGGGTGCCGGGCAACCACGAGCTGTGGACCACCACCCGCGACCCGATGCAGATCTTCGGCAAGGCGCGCTACGACTACCTGGTCAACATGTGCGACGAGATGGGCATCGTCACCCCCGAGCATCCCTTCCCGGTGTGGACCGAGCGGGGCGGCCCGGCCACGATCGTGCCGATGTTCCTGCTGTACGACTACAGCTTCTTGCCCAGAGGGGCGGCCAGCAAAGCCGAGGGCCTGACCATCGCGCGGGAGCGCAACGTGGTGGCCACCGACGAGTTCCTGCTCTCCTCCGAGCCGTATCCGACCCGTGAGGCGTGGTGCCGCGAACGGCTGGCCAGCACCCGGGAGCGCCTCGAACAGCTCGACTGGATGACCCCGACCGTCCTGGTGAACCACTTTCCGCTGGTGCGCGAACCCTGTGAGGCCCTGTTCTACCCGGAGTTCTCGCTGTGGTGCGGGACCACGCGGACGGCGGATTGGCACACCCGCTACAACGCGTTGTGTTCGGTCTACGGCCATCTGCACATTCCGCGCACCACCTGGTACGACGACGTGCGCTTCGAGGAGGTGTCGGTGGGCTACCCGCGGGAGTGGCGGCGCCGCAAGCCGTACAGCTGGCTGCGCCAAGTGCTGCCGGATCCGCAGTACCCGGCCGGTTACCTCAACGACTTCGGCGGTCATTTCGAGATCACCGCGGAGATGCGGCTGCAGGCCACCCAGTTCCGTGAACGGCTGCGACAGCGGCAGGGACGATGA